The following proteins are encoded in a genomic region of Sneathiella marina:
- the pyrC gene encoding dihydroorotase has product MTLPVHALVNARLLDPATSTDEMGGLLIQDGKILDWGSHIRNEGLPEQATIEDCQGFCLAPGLVDAHAYLCEPGKEHRETMATAGMAAAAGGVTTMNAFPATEPVIDDPALVEMVSRRAKNTCAVNVCITGALTKGLLGAEMAEFGLLAQAGVVAISDGQFAIGNINLMRRALAYASMFDLPIIVHAEEPALASGGVMTGGRTATFMGLKSIPNCSEAILVERDIRLVEMTGARWHAAHLSTADALDTIRRAKDKGLPVTAGTAPHYHALNDLELGEYRTFARVSPPLREEEQRLAVIEALKDGTLDVISSQHLPQSADSKRVPFAQAKPGVIGLETMLPVSLRLYHNKDIELLTLLHRMTVAPAKLLGLDAGRLKNGAAADIILFDPEKPWQVDGDALKSKSKNTAFDGHLLQGRVMKTFVDGTVVFEL; this is encoded by the coding sequence ATGACGTTACCTGTACATGCGCTTGTCAATGCCAGGTTGTTGGATCCCGCGACCTCGACGGACGAGATGGGTGGATTGCTTATCCAGGATGGAAAGATCCTTGATTGGGGGTCTCATATCAGGAACGAGGGCTTACCGGAACAGGCGACAATTGAGGATTGTCAAGGTTTCTGCCTGGCGCCGGGCCTCGTGGACGCTCACGCCTATCTGTGTGAGCCCGGTAAGGAACATCGTGAAACCATGGCAACTGCCGGTATGGCCGCTGCCGCAGGCGGTGTCACGACAATGAACGCTTTTCCCGCCACGGAACCGGTAATTGACGATCCAGCTTTGGTTGAAATGGTTTCCAGACGGGCGAAAAATACTTGTGCAGTAAATGTCTGTATTACGGGGGCCCTGACAAAGGGATTGCTGGGCGCAGAAATGGCTGAATTTGGCCTTCTTGCCCAAGCCGGTGTTGTCGCCATCAGCGACGGCCAATTCGCTATTGGCAATATCAACCTGATGCGCCGCGCCTTGGCCTATGCCAGCATGTTTGACTTGCCGATTATTGTTCATGCCGAAGAACCGGCGTTGGCGTCGGGCGGTGTCATGACCGGCGGCAGAACTGCGACTTTTATGGGACTCAAATCCATTCCAAATTGCTCAGAAGCTATTCTTGTGGAACGCGATATCCGGCTTGTGGAAATGACGGGCGCCCGTTGGCATGCTGCACATTTAAGTACCGCAGATGCCCTTGACACTATCCGGCGGGCAAAAGACAAAGGGCTGCCCGTAACTGCTGGTACTGCACCGCATTACCATGCGCTGAATGACCTGGAACTCGGCGAATATCGGACATTTGCACGGGTTTCACCGCCGTTGCGAGAAGAAGAACAAAGACTGGCTGTCATAGAGGCCCTAAAAGACGGAACGCTCGATGTCATCTCTTCCCAGCATTTGCCACAAAGTGCTGACAGCAAGCGCGTCCCTTTTGCCCAGGCGAAACCGGGTGTCATTGGACTGGAGACTATGTTACCGGTGAGTTTGCGGCTTTATCATAATAAAGATATTGAGCTTTTAACCCTATTGCACAGAATGACAGTTGCCCCGGCGAAACTCTTGGGGCTGGACGCTGGACGGTTAAAAAACGGCGCCGCTGCTGATATCATCTTGTTCGATCCGGAAAAACCATGGCAAGTTGATGGGGATGCCCTTAAGTCAAAATCCAAGAACACGGCATTTGACGGTCATTTGCTGCAAGGGCGCGTAATGAAGACATTTGTTGACGGCACAGTCGTCTTTGAACTTTAG
- the plsY gene encoding glycerol-3-phosphate 1-O-acyltransferase PlsY yields MPDPLGDFSYTWPYLAAVIVGYFIGSIPFGLVLTKLAGLGDVRKIGSGNIGATNVLRTGNKGLALATLLLDGGKGALVVLLAYTYLTQDYAVLAGGGAFLGHLFPVWLKFKGGKGVATFIGIMFAISWPAGLAVGITWLLVAFTLRYSSLSALISAALAPAYLYGLMVLSPIGNSYFGDVQRIEFAGVMAVLIFVRHYQNIGRLLKGTEPRIGKKKE; encoded by the coding sequence ATGCCAGATCCCCTTGGTGATTTTAGCTATACCTGGCCATATCTTGCGGCAGTGATCGTTGGGTATTTTATCGGTTCTATTCCTTTTGGACTGGTTTTGACGAAACTTGCCGGTTTAGGGGATGTTCGTAAAATAGGCTCGGGTAACATTGGTGCAACGAATGTTCTCCGGACCGGAAACAAGGGCCTTGCTCTTGCAACACTACTATTGGATGGCGGCAAAGGCGCTTTGGTCGTCCTTCTCGCCTATACATATCTTACTCAAGATTACGCTGTCCTGGCAGGCGGAGGTGCTTTCCTCGGCCACCTTTTTCCGGTATGGCTCAAATTTAAAGGCGGTAAAGGCGTCGCAACCTTTATCGGAATCATGTTCGCCATAAGCTGGCCGGCCGGGCTTGCAGTAGGTATTACCTGGCTGTTGGTTGCCTTTACTTTGCGCTATTCATCTTTATCAGCATTAATTTCCGCCGCGCTTGCACCGGCCTATCTCTATGGGTTGATGGTATTGTCACCAATCGGAAATAGCTATTTTGGTGATGTGCAGCGCATCGAGTTCGCCGGGGTTATGGCGGTTCTGATTTTCGTGCGGCACTATCAAAATATCGGCCGCTTGTTGAAAGGGACCGAGCCCAGAATAGGCAAGAAAAAGGAATAA
- the dprA gene encoding DNA-processing protein DprA, which yields MENRKELSAEARICWLRLIRSENVGPITFFQLLNRFGNAEAALEALPELARRGGRKKPFKVFSKSKAERELQSIEDFGGSLLAACETDYPSSLSVIADPPPVITVKGHKHLLNQDIVGIVGARNASAAAIRVTKTIANDLSENKIVIASGLARGIDTAAHQAALFGATIAVIGGGIDYPYPRENAKLQQQIYEQGIVIAEQPFGTVPQARHFPRRNRIISGVSLGVLIAEASPRSGSLITARLALEQGREIFAIPGSPLDPRTKGTNNLIRNGATLVESAEDILSVLKYVRLRPLKEPDIPIQPFGRSALADEQEANMARPHLMSLLSPTPTEIDELIRQTDWHPATVLTILLELELAGRIERHVGNRVSIIE from the coding sequence ATGGAAAACCGAAAAGAACTTTCAGCTGAAGCAAGGATATGCTGGTTGCGCTTGATTCGTTCGGAAAATGTCGGGCCGATTACTTTTTTCCAGCTCCTCAATCGTTTTGGGAATGCCGAAGCGGCCCTGGAGGCTCTTCCGGAACTTGCGCGACGTGGAGGACGGAAGAAACCCTTCAAAGTTTTCTCGAAATCCAAGGCAGAAAGGGAGCTGCAATCAATTGAAGATTTTGGAGGATCACTGCTTGCGGCATGCGAGACCGACTATCCCTCTTCCCTGTCCGTAATAGCAGACCCGCCACCCGTGATTACGGTTAAAGGGCATAAACATCTTCTCAATCAAGATATAGTCGGTATCGTAGGCGCCAGAAATGCGTCTGCAGCTGCAATACGCGTAACCAAGACAATTGCGAATGACCTGAGCGAAAATAAAATAGTTATCGCGTCCGGCCTCGCAAGAGGAATTGACACCGCAGCGCATCAGGCCGCTTTGTTCGGTGCTACGATTGCGGTCATTGGTGGTGGCATCGATTATCCATATCCACGCGAAAACGCTAAGCTTCAGCAGCAAATTTATGAGCAGGGCATCGTCATTGCAGAGCAGCCCTTTGGTACCGTTCCCCAGGCTCGCCACTTTCCGCGACGCAATCGGATTATTTCAGGCGTGTCGCTAGGTGTGTTGATCGCCGAAGCTTCACCCCGCTCCGGTTCCCTCATTACCGCGCGATTGGCGCTTGAACAAGGCCGTGAGATTTTCGCGATTCCCGGCTCGCCGCTAGATCCCCGTACGAAAGGTACGAATAACCTAATTCGAAATGGCGCAACTCTGGTTGAAAGTGCCGAGGATATTCTGTCTGTCCTGAAATATGTTCGCCTCCGCCCGCTAAAAGAGCCAGATATTCCAATCCAGCCTTTTGGACGATCAGCTCTTGCAGATGAACAGGAAGCGAATATGGCACGCCCTCATCTCATGTCACTTTTAAGCCCAACACCCACAGAAATTGATGAGCTAATCCGGCAAACCGATTGGCATCCGGCAACGGTTTTGACGATTTTACTTGAACTTGAGTTGGCAGGCAGAATAGAACGCCATGTCGGAAACAGGGTTTCCATCATCGAATAG
- the topA gene encoding type I DNA topoisomerase codes for MNVVVVESPAKAKTINKYLGKDYTVLASYGHIRDLPSKDGSVKPDEDFAMDYQNDSKSAKHIKAIADALKDADNLYLATDPDREGEAIAWHVMKVMEEKKKLKTAKVSRVVFNEITKRAVLDGIANPRELDMNLVNAQQARRALDYLVGFTLSPVLWRKLPGAKSAGRVQSVALRLICERELEINAFVPEEYWSIDADFLTASKDKITARLTYLDNNKLDKFSLPNAESANAAAEKVRAGAFSVAEVTQKPAKRNPSPPFTTSTLQQEASRKLGFGAKRTMMVAQKLYEGFDIDGETQGLITYMRTDGVSLADEAIESARTVIAKEYGSEFVPDKPREYKNKSKNAQEAHEAVRPTDLSRTPAIAAKYLDQEHARLYELIWKRTIASQMESARLERTTIDFSDGKGQTLRATGSVVRFAGFLKLYEEGRDDTAADDDGKRLPAIEKGATVDTDIVREDQHFTEPAPRYSEASLVKKLEELGIGRPSTYASIISVLQDRDYVRIDQKRFIPEDKGQLVTAFLSSFFTRYVEYDFTAQLEEKLDDVSDAKIDWKQVLRDFWFDFNLSVEGTSELRVTDVLEELNRVLGPYVFPETEEGKDPRACPKCEDGRLSLKTGRFGAFIGCSNYPECRLTRQLGDDTSGADDDTNEGPKEIGLDPATGLMITLRKGPYGPYLQLGEPEPKKKPKRVSIPKDVPLDSVDFELAVQLMALPREVGLHPESGTMISAGLGRYGPYVECDKKYGRLTNSMEVLTVGMNRAVELLAAAKPSSGRGRAAPPLRVVGPHPADEADINVKDGRYGAYVTHGGINATIPKGSDPLTITLEEAVKLLADRAEKSGKKPKLAKKASAPKKKAAAKKKPAAKKSVADAK; via the coding sequence ATGAACGTAGTTGTTGTCGAGTCTCCAGCAAAAGCCAAGACTATCAATAAGTATTTGGGAAAAGATTATACAGTCCTGGCTTCTTATGGTCACATTCGCGATCTGCCGTCGAAAGATGGATCTGTAAAACCAGATGAAGACTTCGCCATGGATTACCAGAATGATTCGAAATCGGCGAAACATATCAAAGCAATTGCCGATGCATTGAAAGACGCCGATAACCTTTATCTTGCAACTGACCCGGATCGTGAAGGCGAAGCCATTGCCTGGCACGTCATGAAGGTTATGGAAGAGAAAAAGAAACTCAAAACGGCAAAGGTAAGTCGCGTTGTATTTAACGAAATAACCAAACGGGCCGTTTTGGATGGCATAGCCAATCCCCGTGAACTGGACATGAACCTGGTCAACGCACAGCAAGCGCGCCGGGCACTTGACTATCTTGTCGGATTTACACTATCCCCTGTTTTATGGCGGAAGTTGCCAGGCGCAAAGTCTGCAGGACGTGTGCAATCTGTTGCGTTGCGCCTGATATGTGAGCGCGAGCTTGAAATCAATGCCTTTGTTCCTGAGGAATATTGGAGCATTGACGCGGACTTCCTGACGGCGTCAAAAGACAAGATTACCGCACGCCTGACATATCTGGACAATAACAAGCTGGACAAGTTTTCACTGCCCAACGCAGAATCAGCAAACGCTGCTGCGGAAAAAGTGCGCGCAGGTGCATTCTCAGTTGCTGAAGTCACGCAAAAACCGGCGAAAAGAAACCCCTCCCCGCCTTTCACAACTTCTACCCTGCAACAAGAAGCCTCTCGGAAGCTTGGTTTTGGCGCCAAACGCACGATGATGGTAGCCCAAAAACTATATGAAGGTTTTGATATTGATGGCGAAACCCAGGGCCTCATCACTTATATGAGAACCGATGGTGTGAGTCTGGCCGACGAAGCGATAGAAAGCGCGCGCACTGTCATCGCCAAGGAATATGGTAGTGAGTTTGTGCCGGACAAGCCAAGGGAATACAAGAACAAGTCAAAAAATGCACAAGAAGCTCATGAAGCAGTTCGCCCGACGGATTTAAGCCGGACTCCAGCAATTGCTGCAAAGTATCTCGATCAGGAACATGCACGGCTGTATGAGCTGATTTGGAAGCGGACAATTGCCAGTCAGATGGAGAGTGCGCGTCTGGAGCGCACAACAATCGATTTTTCTGACGGCAAAGGTCAGACGCTTCGCGCGACGGGCAGTGTTGTGAGGTTTGCCGGCTTTCTGAAGCTATATGAAGAAGGCCGGGATGATACCGCTGCAGACGATGACGGCAAGCGTCTCCCGGCAATTGAAAAGGGAGCAACGGTCGATACGGACATCGTGCGCGAAGACCAGCATTTCACTGAGCCAGCCCCTCGTTATTCTGAGGCCAGTCTCGTCAAAAAACTTGAAGAACTGGGCATCGGCAGACCCTCCACTTACGCCTCAATCATTTCGGTACTGCAAGACCGCGATTATGTCCGGATTGATCAAAAGAGATTTATTCCTGAAGACAAAGGACAGCTTGTCACTGCCTTCTTATCCTCTTTTTTCACCCGATATGTTGAATATGATTTCACCGCCCAGCTGGAAGAAAAACTGGACGATGTTTCAGATGCCAAGATCGATTGGAAACAGGTATTGCGTGATTTCTGGTTTGATTTCAATTTGTCTGTCGAAGGCACGTCCGAACTGCGCGTCACCGATGTCCTGGAAGAACTTAATCGGGTACTAGGACCCTATGTCTTTCCGGAAACGGAAGAGGGGAAAGATCCGCGCGCCTGTCCGAAATGCGAAGATGGCAGGCTTAGCCTGAAAACCGGCCGCTTTGGCGCTTTCATCGGGTGTTCCAATTACCCGGAGTGCCGTTTGACTCGCCAATTAGGAGATGATACAAGCGGCGCCGATGACGATACGAATGAAGGGCCAAAAGAAATCGGCCTAGATCCAGCAACCGGATTAATGATCACCTTGCGCAAAGGACCCTATGGTCCCTATTTGCAACTAGGTGAACCGGAACCAAAGAAAAAACCCAAACGCGTTTCCATCCCGAAAGATGTCCCCTTGGACAGTGTTGATTTCGAGCTGGCCGTTCAGCTTATGGCACTGCCAAGAGAAGTTGGCCTCCATCCGGAATCCGGCACCATGATTTCCGCCGGACTTGGACGCTATGGTCCCTATGTGGAATGCGATAAGAAATATGGCCGCCTTACCAATAGTATGGAGGTTCTCACAGTTGGTATGAACCGCGCTGTTGAACTATTGGCGGCAGCGAAACCAAGCAGTGGACGTGGCAGAGCCGCACCGCCGCTTAGAGTAGTTGGTCCTCATCCTGCGGATGAAGCCGACATAAATGTGAAAGACGGTCGTTATGGGGCATATGTAACTCATGGCGGCATTAATGCCACAATTCCAAAAGGCTCTGACCCGCTGACGATCACTCTTGAAGAAGCGGTGAAGCTGTTAGCAGATCGAGCAGAGAAAAGCGGCAAGAAACCAAAATTGGCCAAAAAGGCCAGCGCGCCCAAGAAAAAAGCTGCGGCAAAAAAGAAACCCGCAGCCAAAAAATCTGTGGCTGACGCAAAATGA
- the rnr gene encoding ribonuclease R, with product MNIKSKTKTPFPTKQQIRTFIEDSDGPVGKREIAKAFNIKGANRIPLKKLLKELVVEGGLEQGRKRELSPKGTLPAVAVIEMTGLNEDGEALAKPVNFDDATSPPVIYLVQDGKTKTKAPGKGDRLLARLSRSKDGTYDARVIRALQTATGPVLGVFTKVAKGGRVQPTDRKLKKEIVIREENSEGAQSGEVVLCEILPGKALSLPEGRVRERLGPMGDAASVSLIAIHAHGIPSEFSPTTLKEATSAQPVSLGSRTDLRDIPFITIDPADARDRDDAVWAAADEDPKNKGGWQIIVAIADVAHYVRSGSALEKSAKERGNSVYFPDRVVPMLPHELSSDLCSLHENVDRPVMAVQMWFDADGNKLRHKFMRALIRSRASLTYRQAQNAWEGHPDEATELWSKEVIQPLYKAHEALKKARMKRQPLDLELPERRIEMGEDGFIKAVHKKHRFQAHMLIEEFMIQANVAAAETLNKLRHPCMFRVHEPPSADKMQGLHEVLREMNISFAKGQVMKTEAFNRILGQSKTENDKELLSSLVLRTQSQAVYSPNNLHHFGLNLQNYAHFTSPIRRYADLLVHRSLITALKLGDGGLENTDADDFEDIGVHISGLERRAMIAERETNDRFTAVFLVEKVGETFSAKVSGVTRAGLFLTFDDTGADALIPISTLGQDYFRFDADKHTLVGERTGQTYRLADRLTVRLKEVNIVTASMIAEIADGTARSRSEKSGNAKRQTSNRRSQSRSATARPVKKKKKTMPKGKKRALRKKRND from the coding sequence TTGAATATAAAATCTAAGACAAAAACACCCTTCCCAACGAAACAACAGATACGTACCTTTATCGAAGATAGTGACGGTCCTGTTGGTAAAAGAGAGATAGCGAAAGCCTTCAATATAAAAGGCGCAAATCGGATACCTCTCAAAAAACTCTTAAAAGAACTTGTTGTTGAAGGCGGCCTGGAACAGGGCCGCAAACGCGAACTTTCCCCAAAAGGGACACTTCCCGCTGTCGCGGTCATTGAGATGACCGGACTAAATGAAGATGGTGAAGCCCTTGCTAAACCCGTCAATTTTGATGACGCTACATCACCGCCGGTTATCTATCTGGTGCAAGACGGTAAAACCAAGACGAAAGCACCTGGCAAGGGTGACCGGTTACTCGCCCGCCTCAGCCGTTCCAAAGACGGCACTTACGATGCGCGGGTAATCCGGGCATTACAAACGGCCACAGGTCCCGTTCTCGGCGTTTTTACGAAAGTCGCTAAAGGCGGACGTGTCCAGCCGACAGATCGGAAGTTAAAGAAAGAGATTGTTATCCGAGAGGAAAATTCCGAAGGCGCCCAATCAGGAGAGGTTGTGCTCTGCGAAATCCTTCCCGGTAAGGCACTATCATTACCTGAAGGCAGGGTTAGGGAGCGGCTTGGACCCATGGGCGATGCTGCCTCTGTAAGCCTGATTGCAATCCATGCCCATGGCATTCCTTCTGAATTCAGCCCAACAACCTTAAAGGAAGCAACAAGCGCGCAACCCGTATCACTTGGCAGCCGGACAGATCTTCGTGATATTCCCTTTATTACCATTGACCCGGCTGATGCCCGTGACCGAGACGACGCTGTCTGGGCCGCAGCGGATGAAGATCCGAAAAATAAAGGGGGCTGGCAAATCATCGTCGCCATCGCAGATGTCGCGCATTATGTTAGATCAGGCTCTGCATTAGAGAAATCCGCTAAAGAACGGGGAAATAGTGTTTATTTTCCGGATCGAGTGGTTCCAATGCTCCCCCATGAATTGTCGAGCGATCTCTGTTCACTGCATGAAAATGTCGACCGGCCTGTCATGGCCGTGCAAATGTGGTTTGATGCGGACGGCAACAAACTTCGCCATAAATTTATGCGTGCGCTTATTCGCAGCCGCGCGTCCCTCACCTATAGGCAAGCTCAAAATGCCTGGGAAGGACATCCCGATGAGGCGACTGAATTATGGAGTAAAGAGGTCATTCAGCCTCTCTATAAAGCCCATGAAGCGCTAAAAAAAGCTCGAATGAAACGGCAGCCACTTGACCTTGAACTGCCGGAACGGCGGATTGAGATGGGTGAGGATGGATTTATCAAGGCGGTTCACAAAAAACACAGATTCCAAGCTCATATGCTCATCGAGGAATTTATGATCCAGGCCAACGTTGCCGCAGCAGAAACGCTGAATAAGCTGCGTCACCCGTGTATGTTCCGGGTGCATGAACCGCCGTCCGCTGACAAAATGCAGGGCCTACATGAAGTTCTGCGCGAAATGAATATTAGTTTTGCCAAGGGCCAGGTTATGAAAACCGAAGCCTTTAACCGGATATTGGGGCAATCTAAGACTGAAAATGACAAGGAGTTACTTAGTTCCCTAGTACTCCGGACGCAATCGCAGGCCGTCTACAGTCCGAACAACCTGCATCATTTTGGCTTGAATTTACAAAATTATGCACATTTTACCTCGCCAATCCGGCGATATGCCGACTTATTGGTTCACCGGAGTCTCATAACCGCCTTAAAACTCGGCGACGGCGGACTTGAAAATACAGACGCAGATGATTTTGAAGATATCGGCGTCCATATATCAGGTCTTGAACGTCGTGCGATGATTGCAGAACGGGAAACCAATGATCGCTTTACAGCCGTCTTTCTGGTAGAAAAAGTTGGAGAGACTTTCTCGGCGAAAGTTTCCGGCGTGACGCGAGCTGGACTTTTCCTAACCTTTGACGACACAGGCGCCGATGCATTGATTCCCATATCAACGCTGGGACAAGACTATTTTCGGTTTGACGCCGACAAACATACACTCGTTGGCGAAAGAACAGGCCAGACCTACCGCCTTGCGGACCGTTTGACTGTGCGTTTGAAAGAAGTAAATATCGTTACGGCCAGCATGATTGCCGAAATAGCAGATGGGACCGCTCGGTCCCGATCTGAAAAATCCGGCAATGCGAAACGGCAGACTTCGAACCGGAGATCCCAGTCAAGATCTGCCACTGCCCGGCCCGTAAAAAAGAAAAAGAAAACCATGCCGAAGGGAAAGAAACGCGCTCTTCGGAAAAAGAGAAACGACTAG
- a CDS encoding DUF983 domain-containing protein: protein MTIAQTERSLGQAFRNGLLCRCPDCGKSSVFNGYIKVKHTCDSCGLELHHQRADDAPPYFTMLIVLHFVISGLLTVQQTYDPATWIQLSIWLPVSLVAALWLLPRVKGALIGIQWARRMHGFGGDFT from the coding sequence ATGACAATTGCACAAACAGAACGATCTTTGGGTCAGGCATTTCGAAACGGCTTGTTGTGTCGCTGTCCCGACTGCGGCAAAAGCAGCGTTTTTAACGGCTACATCAAGGTCAAGCATACTTGCGATTCTTGTGGCCTCGAATTGCACCATCAGCGGGCGGATGACGCTCCGCCCTATTTCACCATGCTCATCGTCCTGCATTTTGTCATTTCCGGTTTGTTGACCGTTCAGCAGACCTATGATCCAGCAACATGGATCCAATTGAGTATCTGGTTACCCGTTTCATTGGTCGCCGCGCTTTGGTTGCTCCCGCGGGTTAAAGGGGCACTTATTGGCATTCAATGGGCCAGAAGAATGCACGGTTTTGGTGGCGACTTTACATAA
- a CDS encoding NUDIX hydrolase, whose translation MSTEKKRSVAESRTDGTSAPRPKDAATLILYRQSRNKTEILMGERSARHSFMPNTYVFPGGRVDASDSRIPAAKGLREDVLARLVRGGATPARAHALAVAAIRETFEETGLRLAASHAAPKRSRVQVWNEFGTLSCGPDLSKLDYIARAVTPPSRKKRFNTRFFVADAETLEGDLKGSGELLDLKWVTISEALDLDIPLITERVLGYADTFLKNKPEPIASMPVPMFQMRHGKRVFSEE comes from the coding sequence ATGAGCACTGAAAAGAAAAGATCGGTTGCGGAAAGCCGCACTGATGGTACCTCTGCCCCTCGCCCGAAAGACGCCGCAACCCTCATTTTATACAGGCAAAGCCGAAATAAGACTGAAATTCTTATGGGCGAACGGAGTGCCCGGCACAGCTTTATGCCCAATACCTATGTTTTTCCCGGCGGACGGGTTGATGCCAGTGACAGCAGGATTCCCGCGGCAAAGGGGTTGCGTGAAGATGTATTGGCACGCCTGGTAAGAGGTGGCGCCACGCCGGCCCGTGCCCACGCCCTGGCCGTTGCAGCCATCCGCGAAACGTTCGAAGAAACCGGATTACGGCTCGCCGCGTCACATGCCGCGCCTAAGCGCTCTCGTGTCCAGGTTTGGAACGAATTTGGAACTCTGTCTTGCGGTCCTGATTTATCTAAACTTGATTATATTGCGCGCGCTGTCACCCCCCCATCCCGCAAGAAAAGATTTAACACCCGCTTTTTTGTCGCTGACGCCGAAACGCTGGAAGGTGACCTCAAAGGGTCCGGTGAATTGCTGGATTTGAAATGGGTAACCATCTCAGAAGCCCTCGATCTGGATATTCCCCTGATAACCGAACGGGTGCTTGGATATGCGGATACTTTTTTGAAAAACAAACCGGAACCGATTGCCAGCATGCCTGTGCCAATGTTCCAGATGCGCCATGGAAAACGCGTGTTTTCTGAAGAATGA
- a CDS encoding NUDIX hydrolase, protein MSILETPNKPVTPRHAASLVIYEQRGNDTFVLMGKRAKAHRFLPNVYVFPGGRVDTVDAFASPSFPLQQPVQDLLSQPSNMAHAVAAAAVRETHEETGLVIGKVHADQLVPDFSNLDYIARAITPSVSPIRFNTRFLMIHARHVSGDLSGSGELIDLKWVSVREAYKMQLVDVTEFVLEEMEKKLSTPAQKITKVPLFTYYRGKPLIRNT, encoded by the coding sequence ATGAGTATCCTTGAAACGCCAAACAAACCTGTCACGCCAAGGCATGCGGCCAGCCTCGTCATCTATGAGCAACGTGGAAACGACACCTTTGTTTTGATGGGAAAACGGGCCAAAGCCCATCGATTTCTACCGAATGTCTATGTATTTCCGGGAGGGCGTGTAGACACGGTAGATGCATTCGCCAGCCCATCTTTTCCTCTGCAACAACCGGTGCAGGACCTGTTGTCTCAGCCTTCTAACATGGCCCATGCTGTCGCAGCGGCGGCCGTTCGCGAGACCCATGAAGAGACCGGCCTCGTCATCGGCAAGGTCCATGCGGATCAACTTGTTCCAGATTTTTCCAATTTGGATTATATTGCGCGCGCCATTACCCCATCTGTTAGTCCCATCCGGTTCAATACACGATTTCTAATGATCCATGCCCGCCACGTAAGCGGTGATCTCAGCGGATCTGGTGAGTTGATTGACCTCAAATGGGTTTCCGTTCGCGAAGCCTATAAAATGCAGCTCGTGGATGTTACGGAATTTGTTCTGGAGGAGATGGAGAAAAAACTGTCGACACCAGCTCAAAAAATCACCAAAGTGCCCTTGTTTACTTACTATCGTGGAAAGCCACTCATCCGCAATACCTGA
- a CDS encoding MFS transporter, producing the protein MTENKPDNMLALIAIIAAVTAMAVSLSLSIPLVSLSLERRGYGSDIIGLMGSLPALSFLLGSPFIPFWTRLFGVGKMLWGALILAAICILSLAISDNIYFWFFLRLLIGFSMAILFLISEAWINTIAREETRGRTIAIYVSVMTCGFAFGPVLINIIGAEGVFPFIVSSLIVFSAGFAFLLVGGKFPDLSAQSKFSILRFFKIAPMISAAALLVAFFDGSVLTLLPVYGVKTGQTMEMAVLMTSALLAGNVVLQLPIGWLADKYDRNWVILGCGILGVAGALLLPLTVSEPYLLWPMLIIWGGAVVGTYTIALVIMGQDFKGGDLITATAAVGALWGLGSLVGPTTAGVAMEIIKPHGMPITFAAACFIFVLLAIWQISTSKAARNNP; encoded by the coding sequence ATGACAGAGAATAAGCCGGACAACATGCTGGCGCTGATCGCTATAATTGCGGCGGTTACTGCCATGGCGGTTTCCTTAAGCCTTTCAATACCCCTTGTTTCTCTATCTTTGGAGCGGCGGGGCTATGGCAGTGACATTATTGGCCTGATGGGCTCCCTCCCCGCCCTTTCGTTCCTGCTGGGATCTCCTTTTATTCCCTTTTGGACCCGCTTGTTTGGCGTTGGGAAAATGCTTTGGGGCGCCTTGATCCTTGCCGCCATCTGCATTCTTTCTCTCGCCATCTCAGACAATATTTATTTTTGGTTTTTCCTACGCTTACTAATTGGCTTTTCAATGGCCATTTTATTTCTCATCAGCGAAGCGTGGATCAATACGATTGCTAGAGAGGAAACCAGAGGCCGGACAATAGCCATATATGTCTCCGTCATGACCTGCGGTTTTGCTTTTGGGCCTGTTCTCATTAATATTATCGGGGCAGAAGGTGTCTTCCCCTTCATTGTCTCAAGCCTCATTGTATTCTCTGCAGGATTCGCCTTTTTACTTGTCGGTGGAAAATTTCCGGATTTAAGCGCCCAAAGCAAATTTTCTATTTTGCGGTTCTTCAAGATAGCACCAATGATCAGTGCTGCCGCCCTGCTTGTGGCCTTCTTTGACGGATCTGTTTTAACGCTTCTCCCTGTGTATGGGGTAAAGACAGGTCAAACCATGGAAATGGCTGTATTGATGACAAGTGCACTGCTCGCAGGGAATGTGGTCTTGCAGCTACCCATTGGCTGGTTGGCAGACAAATACGATCGAAACTGGGTGATTCTTGGATGCGGCATTCTCGGTGTAGCCGGTGCACTTCTGCTCCCCTTAACAGTATCTGAACCCTATCTGCTGTGGCCTATGCTGATTATTTGGGGTGGCGCCGTTGTCGGGACTTACACGATTGCGCTCGTGATAATGGGGCAGGATTTTAAAGGCGGCGATCTTATTACGGCAACGGCAGCTGTTGGCGCGCTTTGGGGTCTGGGAAGCCTTGTTGGCCCGACGACAGCAGGCGTCGCTATGGAGATCATTAAACCCCATGGCATGCCGATCACCTTCGCTGCGGCCTGCTTCATATTCGTGCTTCTTGCGATCTGGCAGATCTCTACATCGAAAGCCGCCAGAAATAATCCATAA